A window from Actinomycetospora corticicola encodes these proteins:
- a CDS encoding SDR family NAD(P)-dependent oxidoreductase yields MTTIAIIGAGRGLGAATARRFGAEGLDVALVSRNLDRARGLAADLAAEGVSAHGFATDARDPAALARTLEEITETVGPIEVLQYSPLPQKDFLRPVLETTAADLVGPVETSIYGPVAAVHQVLPGMRHLGRGTVLFVNGGSGARPSSRVAGTSIAFAGLGAFATMLHDEVAADGVHVAQLIIPGAIEPGHPRKDPAVLAETLWSMHTGRDGFRVFAEPLD; encoded by the coding sequence GTGACGACGATCGCGATCATCGGGGCCGGCCGGGGACTGGGCGCGGCGACCGCCCGACGCTTCGGGGCGGAGGGCCTCGACGTCGCCCTGGTCTCCCGCAACCTCGACCGGGCCCGCGGGCTGGCCGCCGACCTCGCGGCCGAGGGCGTGTCGGCCCACGGGTTCGCCACCGACGCCCGTGACCCGGCCGCTCTCGCCCGCACGCTCGAGGAGATCACCGAGACCGTCGGTCCGATCGAGGTCCTGCAGTACAGCCCGCTGCCGCAGAAGGACTTCCTGCGCCCGGTGCTGGAGACCACGGCGGCCGACCTCGTGGGGCCGGTGGAGACGTCGATCTACGGTCCGGTCGCCGCGGTGCACCAGGTCCTGCCGGGGATGCGTCACCTCGGGCGCGGGACGGTGCTGTTCGTCAACGGCGGGTCCGGCGCGCGCCCCTCGTCCCGCGTGGCGGGCACCTCGATCGCCTTCGCCGGGCTCGGGGCGTTCGCGACGATGCTGCACGACGAGGTGGCCGCCGACGGCGTCCACGTCGCGCAGCTGATCATCCCGGGCGCCATCGAGCCGGGGCACCCGCGCAAGGACCCGGCCGTGCTCGCGGAGACGCTGTGGTCGATGCACACGGGGCGCGACGGGTTCCGGGTGTTCGCCGAGCCCTTGGACTGA
- a CDS encoding TMEM143 family protein, whose translation MTGERFIPFRKTDVVAMCVDREPEADRESFRAFAELLSSLLHHEFRGRLEALKDAYHPFNPDSDTRTVVEPSEGERAEAQERVARELADLAEDANFVRISAEDLGQAFEQESLMKVRLDVDFDDFEQVVFYRRGETVRTEEVRQFFGLRRRTMTFTNYGKVLVYVRFKDASYFEENGRDVDDLPFTPGSTIIKLFQDVPRADLEMLFPNAQVRMRRLDKLLIGVPAVISGVIVVATKLIAALLPLFLLLAFWIGARRQPVELNSGQLLTLGAGLVAFGGYVVRQVSAFKNRRIQFMKTLSESLYFRNLDNDAGVFHHLLDAAEDEEVKEAVLAYHFLRAAGTPLTPRELDERIEDWFARTWDAEFDFEVDDGVAKLRRLRLLDEDTEDRLSVVPLDEGKRRLDETWDDLFEYSTMGAPSGR comes from the coding sequence GTGACCGGCGAGCGTTTCATCCCGTTCCGCAAGACGGACGTCGTCGCGATGTGTGTGGACCGCGAGCCGGAGGCCGACCGGGAGTCCTTCCGCGCCTTCGCCGAGCTCCTGTCCAGCCTCCTCCACCACGAGTTCCGTGGGCGACTCGAGGCGCTCAAGGACGCGTACCACCCCTTCAATCCGGACTCGGACACGCGCACGGTGGTCGAGCCGAGCGAGGGCGAGCGGGCCGAGGCGCAGGAGCGGGTGGCGCGCGAGCTCGCCGACCTCGCCGAGGACGCCAACTTCGTGCGGATCTCCGCCGAGGATCTCGGCCAGGCGTTCGAGCAGGAATCGCTGATGAAGGTCCGGCTGGACGTCGACTTCGACGACTTCGAGCAGGTCGTCTTCTATCGACGCGGCGAGACCGTCCGGACGGAGGAGGTCAGGCAGTTCTTCGGCCTCCGTCGCCGGACCATGACCTTCACCAACTACGGCAAGGTCCTCGTCTACGTCCGGTTCAAGGACGCGTCCTACTTCGAGGAGAACGGTCGGGACGTCGACGACCTGCCGTTCACACCGGGCTCGACGATCATCAAGCTGTTCCAGGACGTGCCCCGCGCCGACCTCGAGATGCTGTTCCCCAATGCGCAGGTGCGGATGCGGCGCCTCGACAAGCTCCTGATCGGCGTCCCCGCCGTCATCTCGGGCGTCATCGTGGTCGCCACCAAGCTCATCGCGGCCCTGCTGCCGCTGTTCCTGCTGCTCGCCTTCTGGATCGGGGCCCGCCGCCAGCCCGTGGAGCTCAACAGCGGCCAGCTCCTCACGCTCGGGGCCGGCCTCGTGGCGTTCGGCGGTTACGTGGTGCGGCAGGTCAGCGCGTTCAAGAACAGGCGCATCCAGTTCATGAAGACGCTGTCCGAGAGCCTCTACTTCCGCAACCTCGACAACGACGCGGGCGTCTTCCACCACCTCCTCGACGCCGCGGAGGACGAGGAGGTCAAGGAGGCGGTGCTCGCGTACCACTTCCTGCGCGCGGCGGGGACACCGCTGACTCCTCGGGAGCTGGACGAGCGCATCGAGGACTGGTTCGCCCGCACCTGGGACGCCGAGTTCGACTTCGAGGTCGACGACGGCGTGGCGAAGCTGCGTCGGCTGCGCCTGCTCGACGAGGACACCGAGGACCGTCTGAGCGTGGTCCCGCTCGACGAGGGCAAGCGTCGTCTGGACGAGACCTGGGACGACCTCTTCGAGTACAGCACCATGGGCGCTCCCTCGGGCCGCTGA
- a CDS encoding polysaccharide deacetylase family protein encodes MLSLLTTIGPVLAGRVLFAVPTTAPRFALTFDDGPDPATTPALLDVLARHGAHATFFLIGERAEAHPDLAARIAAGGHEIGNHTWRDRPTWQLPLEEFRDDLRATQALLTGYGLVRWFRPGSGWPTSAHVAVAEEEGLRCVLGSAVAIAGSGAGTATTAAWLDPVVRRGSVVVLHEGPQRAGVAETVDGLLTRTARRGLSAVTLSALA; translated from the coding sequence ATGTTGTCGCTGCTGACCACGATCGGTCCGGTCCTGGCCGGCCGGGTGCTCTTCGCCGTGCCCACGACGGCGCCCCGGTTCGCGTTGACGTTCGACGACGGGCCGGACCCGGCGACGACCCCGGCGTTGCTCGACGTCCTGGCCCGGCACGGGGCGCACGCGACGTTCTTCCTCATCGGCGAGCGGGCCGAGGCGCACCCGGACCTCGCGGCGCGGATCGCGGCCGGGGGGCACGAGATCGGCAACCACACGTGGCGGGATCGCCCGACGTGGCAGCTGCCGCTCGAGGAGTTCCGCGACGACCTGCGCGCGACGCAGGCCCTGCTCACCGGCTACGGCCTCGTCCGGTGGTTCCGTCCCGGCTCCGGGTGGCCGACCTCCGCGCACGTCGCGGTCGCCGAGGAGGAGGGGCTGCGATGCGTGCTGGGGTCGGCGGTGGCGATCGCGGGGTCCGGGGCCGGGACGGCGACGACCGCGGCGTGGCTGGACCCCGTGGTGCGGCGCGGTTCGGTCGTCGTGTTGCACGAGGGCCCGCAGCGCGCCGGTGTGGCCGAGACCGTGGACGGGCTGCTCACCCGGACGGCACGGCGCGGACTGTCGGCGGTGACGTTGTCGGCGCTGGCCTGA
- a CDS encoding EamA family transporter: MSARVSVAPQPVSGLAIALLSGFTFGLAGPFAASLLATGWSAPAVALGRLAGTALLLVVPLLVVLGRGWRPRAGHLWAIAVYGMIPLAGAQVCYFGAVERLSVGVALLIEYTAPVLLLGWTWARSGARPRPLTILGAALAIAGLVLVLDVGRGAVVDLVGVAWGLAAAVCLAAYFQLSAASGRGTDGPPALVLIAGGTLVGSAVVAAVGLLGLLPLRAATAPIDLGGWTAPWWVGVALVAAVSTAFAYLSGIAAVGRLGSRLASFVGLSEVLFAVLAAWWLVAQRPTGTQVAGGALVVVAIALIRWAEPEPVSLSA; the protein is encoded by the coding sequence GTGAGCGCTCGCGTGTCCGTCGCCCCGCAGCCGGTCTCGGGCCTGGCGATCGCGCTGCTCTCCGGGTTCACGTTCGGGCTGGCCGGACCGTTCGCGGCGTCGCTGCTCGCCACCGGCTGGTCGGCGCCGGCGGTGGCGCTGGGCCGCCTCGCCGGGACGGCGCTCCTGCTCGTCGTCCCGCTGCTCGTCGTCCTCGGCCGCGGATGGCGGCCGCGGGCCGGGCACCTCTGGGCGATCGCCGTCTACGGCATGATCCCGTTGGCCGGTGCGCAGGTCTGCTACTTCGGCGCGGTCGAGCGCCTCTCCGTCGGCGTCGCGCTGCTGATCGAGTACACCGCGCCCGTGCTGCTCCTCGGGTGGACGTGGGCGCGGTCGGGCGCGCGGCCCCGTCCCCTGACGATCCTCGGTGCGGCCCTCGCGATCGCAGGGCTCGTGCTCGTTCTCGACGTCGGGCGCGGTGCGGTCGTCGACCTCGTCGGCGTGGCCTGGGGGCTCGCCGCCGCGGTCTGCCTCGCCGCCTACTTCCAGCTCTCGGCCGCGTCCGGGCGCGGGACCGACGGCCCGCCGGCCCTCGTCCTGATCGCGGGCGGCACGCTCGTCGGCAGCGCCGTCGTGGCCGCCGTCGGACTGCTCGGCCTGCTGCCCCTGCGCGCCGCCACCGCGCCGATCGACCTCGGGGGATGGACGGCGCCGTGGTGGGTCGGGGTCGCGCTCGTCGCCGCGGTGTCGACCGCGTTCGCCTACCTCTCCGGCATTGCGGCCGTGGGCCGGCTCGGCTCCCGGCTGGCCTCGTTCGTCGGGCTCAGCGAGGTGCTCTTCGCCGTCCTCGCCGCCTGGTGGCTGGTCGCGCAGCGGCCGACCGGCACGCAGGTGGCGGGCGGCGCACTCGTCGTCGTCGCGATCGCACTGATCCGGTGGGCCGAGCCCGAACCGGTCAGCCTGTCGGCATGA
- a CDS encoding class I adenylate-forming enzyme family protein produces the protein MSPDPLPRGPAPFDTSGLTRGADGIARYDGLAPSVVAMVRASVERHPDVEALVEVGGERLTYAELWERAATVAGGLVADGVDRGDRVASLLPAGVDWVVGFLGTLLAGAVAVPVNTRFAPPEVEHVLADSGASVVLRPGAPLPSGHPQALEDLVPGDLAAIFYTSGTTGRPKGARTTHGNFLANVETAIRVIGIDRAEGPTLRNLVSVPLFHVTGCNSQLLVQLGLGGTTVVLPAFDGAAFVSTIVDERIDTLVSVPAIYGLTLARDLGVDLSHVRRVTYGGAPIAPALVRRLAERLPQARLGNGFGLTETSSISTFLPHEWAAEHADSVGFAAPVVDLALDDVDDAGVGELLIRGPNVVDGYWAAPDATASTFVDGWLRTGDLARIDDGLVRVVDRAKDVINRGGENVYSVEVENALAGAPGVADAAVVGVPDDVMGEKVGAVLVGAGIDVDAVLAHLATQLADFKLPQYVVVTSEPLPRNPGGKLLKRALRDGTQWGQPVHGK, from the coding sequence ATGTCGCCCGACCCGCTGCCGCGCGGACCCGCGCCCTTCGACACCTCGGGCCTCACCCGGGGCGCCGACGGGATCGCGCGGTACGACGGGCTGGCGCCCTCCGTCGTCGCGATGGTCCGGGCCTCGGTCGAGCGCCATCCCGACGTCGAGGCACTCGTCGAGGTGGGCGGGGAGCGGCTGACGTACGCGGAGCTCTGGGAGCGGGCCGCGACGGTCGCGGGCGGGCTCGTGGCCGACGGCGTCGACCGGGGCGACCGGGTGGCGTCGCTCCTGCCCGCCGGGGTCGACTGGGTGGTCGGGTTCCTCGGGACCCTGCTCGCCGGTGCCGTCGCGGTGCCGGTGAACACCCGCTTCGCCCCGCCGGAGGTGGAGCACGTGCTCGCCGACAGCGGCGCGTCGGTGGTGCTCCGCCCGGGGGCACCGCTCCCGTCGGGCCACCCGCAGGCGCTCGAGGACCTCGTCCCCGGCGACCTGGCGGCCATCTTCTACACGAGCGGGACCACCGGCCGACCCAAGGGCGCCCGTACCACCCATGGGAACTTCCTGGCCAACGTCGAGACCGCGATCCGGGTCATCGGCATCGACCGGGCCGAGGGACCGACGCTGCGGAACCTGGTGTCGGTGCCGCTCTTCCACGTCACCGGGTGCAACTCCCAGCTGCTCGTGCAGCTCGGGCTCGGCGGCACGACGGTCGTCCTGCCCGCCTTCGACGGGGCCGCCTTCGTCTCGACGATCGTCGACGAGCGGATCGACACGCTGGTCAGCGTCCCGGCGATCTACGGTCTGACCCTCGCGCGCGATCTCGGCGTGGACCTCTCTCACGTGCGGCGGGTGACCTACGGCGGCGCCCCGATCGCCCCGGCCCTCGTCCGGCGGCTGGCCGAACGGCTCCCGCAGGCGCGGCTCGGCAACGGCTTCGGCCTGACCGAGACGTCCTCGATCTCCACCTTCCTGCCGCACGAGTGGGCCGCGGAGCACGCCGACTCGGTGGGCTTCGCCGCACCGGTGGTCGACCTGGCCCTCGACGACGTCGACGACGCCGGCGTGGGCGAGCTGCTGATCCGGGGGCCGAACGTCGTCGACGGCTACTGGGCCGCGCCGGACGCGACGGCGTCGACCTTCGTGGACGGGTGGCTGCGGACCGGGGACCTGGCCCGGATCGACGACGGTCTGGTCCGGGTGGTCGACCGCGCGAAGGACGTGATCAACCGGGGCGGCGAGAACGTCTACTCGGTGGAGGTCGAGAACGCGCTCGCCGGCGCGCCCGGGGTCGCCGACGCCGCCGTCGTCGGGGTGCCCGACGACGTGATGGGGGAGAAGGTGGGGGCGGTGCTCGTCGGCGCGGGGATCGACGTCGACGCCGTCCTCGCGCACCTCGCGACGCAGCTCGCCGACTTCAAGCTGCCCCAGTACGTCGTGGTGACGTCCGAGCCGCTGCCACGCAATCCCGGCGGCAAGCTCCTCAAGCGCGCGCTCCGGGACGGCACGCAGTGGGGTCAACCCGTGCACGGGAAGTGA
- a CDS encoding DUF808 domain-containing protein, whose translation MAAGLFALLDDVAALVKLTTASLDDVAGAAGRASAKAAGVVVDDAAVTPRYVQGLEPRRELSIIGRIARGSLINKILIILPVALLLSQFAPWALTPILMLGGLYLSYEGAEKVWEKITGHEEQAEARNEAVAAAPEENEKKIVSSAVRTDFILSAEIMVIALNEVASEGLVSRAVILAFVAVVITVLVYGVVALIVKMDDAGLALSKRESPGVAGFGRGLVKAMPIVLATLSNVGIVAMLWVGGHILLVGVDELGFHPPYAFVHHLEELLGGGFPGWLVNTACSAVIGLVVGGILVAIAHLLPRRKQEQHV comes from the coding sequence ATGGCAGCCGGACTCTTCGCCCTCCTCGACGACGTCGCGGCGCTGGTCAAGCTGACCACCGCCTCGCTCGACGACGTGGCCGGTGCGGCCGGCCGGGCGAGCGCCAAGGCGGCCGGCGTGGTCGTCGACGACGCCGCGGTGACCCCGCGCTACGTCCAGGGCCTGGAGCCGAGGCGGGAACTCTCGATCATCGGCCGCATCGCGCGGGGCTCGCTGATCAACAAGATCCTGATCATCCTCCCGGTCGCGCTGCTGCTCAGCCAGTTCGCGCCGTGGGCGCTCACCCCGATCCTCATGCTCGGCGGGCTCTACCTCTCCTACGAGGGCGCCGAGAAGGTGTGGGAGAAGATCACCGGGCACGAGGAGCAGGCCGAGGCCCGCAACGAGGCCGTGGCTGCCGCGCCCGAGGAGAACGAGAAGAAGATCGTCTCCTCGGCGGTGCGCACGGACTTCATCCTGAGCGCCGAGATCATGGTCATCGCGCTGAACGAGGTCGCCTCCGAGGGGCTGGTCTCGCGCGCGGTGATCCTGGCCTTCGTCGCCGTCGTGATCACCGTGCTCGTCTACGGCGTCGTGGCGCTCATCGTGAAGATGGACGACGCCGGGCTGGCGCTGTCGAAGCGGGAGTCCCCGGGCGTCGCCGGGTTCGGCCGCGGGCTGGTGAAGGCGATGCCGATCGTGCTGGCGACCCTGTCGAACGTCGGGATCGTCGCGATGCTCTGGGTCGGCGGGCACATCCTGCTCGTGGGGGTCGACGAGCTCGGGTTCCACCCGCCGTACGCGTTCGTGCACCACCTCGAGGAGCTGCTCGGCGGCGGCTTCCCCGGCTGGCTGGTCAACACGGCGTGCTCGGCCGTGATCGGTCTCGTGGTCGGCGGGATCCTCGTCGCGATCGCCCACCTGCTCCCGCGGCGGAAGCAGGAGCAGCACGTCTGA